From a single Molothrus ater isolate BHLD 08-10-18 breed brown headed cowbird chromosome Z, BPBGC_Mater_1.1, whole genome shotgun sequence genomic region:
- the MED18 gene encoding mediator of RNA polymerase II transcription subunit 18, with translation MEAPPVTMMPVTGGTINMMEYLLQGSVLDQSLESLLHRLRGLCDNMEPETFLDHEMVFLLKGQQASPFVLRARRSMDKSGMPWHLRYLGQPEIGDKNRHALVRNCVDIATSDNLTDFLVEMGFRMDHEFVAKGHVFRKGIMKIVVYKIFRILMPGNTESIEPLSLSYLVELNVVAPAGQDIVSDDMRNFAEQLKPLVHLEKIDPKRLM, from the exons ATGGAGGCGCCGCCGGTGACCATGATGCCCGTCACGGGCGGCACCATCAACATGATGGAGTACCTGCTCCAAG GGAGCGTGCTGGACCAGAGCCTGGAGAGCCTCCTGCACCGCCTGCGCGGGCTGTGCGACAACATGGAGCCCGAGACCTTCCTGGACCACGAGATGGTGTTCCTGCTGAAGGGGCAGCAGGCCAGCCCCTTCGTGCTGCGCGCCCGGCGCTCCATGGACAAGAGCGGGATGCCCTGGCACCTGCGCTACCTGGGACAGCCCGAAATCGGCGACAAGAACCGCCACGCGCTGGTGCGCAACTGCGTGGACATCGCCACGTCTGACAACCTGACGGACTTCCTGGTGGAGATGGGTTTCCGCATGGACCACGAGTTCGTGGCCAAAGGGCACGTGTTCCGCAAGGGCATCATGAAGATCGTGGTGTACAAGATCTTCCGCATACTGATGCCAGGAAATACGGAGAGCATTGAGCCGCTCTCCCTCTCCTACTTGGTGGAGCTCAATGTAGTCGcgccagcagggcaggacattGTTTCTGATGACATGAGGAACTTTGCTGAGCAGCTGAAGCCTCTAGTACACCTGGAAAAAATTGACCCCAAAAGACTAATGTGA